From the Aquirufa lenticrescens genome, the window GTAGATAAAAATGTGAAGGCAGATGCTCCAGTTGTAGGGGATGCGAAGGCTGCACTTCAGGCGTTGTTGCCTTTAGTGAACAAGGCGGACCACAGCGAATGGAGAGCTGAATTCAAGAAATACGACGACGAAGAGTACGAAAAGATCACGAAGAAAGACTTGTTCCACGAAGGGGATAAGATCAAAATGGGTGAGGCCGTCAATCTGTTGTCGAATAAGACAAAAGGAGAAGCCGTAGTCGTAACAGACGTAGGGCAACACCAAATGATTACGAATCGCTATTACCGATTCAAAAAACGCAATTCGATCGTTACTTCGGGAGGCGCAGGAACCATGGGCTTTGCCTTGCCGGCTGCGTTTGGTGCGAAGGTAGCGGTGCCTCAGCGCGAGGTTGTAGCGGTCATCGGTGATGGTGGTTTCCAAATGACATTGCAAGAACTAGGTACCATCGCACAAAGCGGTTTGCCAGTGAAAATAATCATCTTGAATAATAACTTCTTAGGCATGGTGCGCCAATGGCAGCAACTGTTCTTTGATAACCGTTATTCATTCGTTGAATTGCAGAATCCAGATTTCATTACGATTGCGAAAGGTTTTGGCATTGCGGGTCATACCGTTTCGAATCGAGCGGAATTGAGTGATTCATTAGATACTTTATTGAATTCAGATAAGCCTTATCTGTTAGAAATCGTTTGTGAAAAAGAGGAAAATGTATTCCCCATGGTACCTGCAGGTGGCTGTGTAACCAGTGTGAGGCTAGAATAATTATGTTAACGAATTACACTATTTCTGTTTTTACCACCAATACGGTCGGTTTATTAAATCGCATCACGATTATTTTCACGCGTCGTCGAGTAAATATCGAGAGTTTGACGGTTTCTGAGACAGAGCGTAGAGGCGTATCACGTTTTACGATTGTGATTAAGCACGAAAATCGAGAATTCGTTGAGAAATTAGTTCGCCAAATCCGTAAAGTAACCGACGTTCTCGCGGTGTTTGGTTACCTAGATGACGAAATCGTATTTAACGAAATCGGCTTATTTAAGATTGCCACTCCGCTAGGAGGTACTCCGGTGGATGTAAAGACGATTAATTTAGATTGGAATGCGAAGATTGTGCATTTTGGCCTTGATTATGTAGTCGTGGAAAAGAATGGCTCTGAAGAAGAAATTCAAGAGTTTTATGCCTATTTAAAGAAATGGGAAATTTTAGAGTACGTTAAGTCGGGTCGTGTTGCCGTAGGTAAAACAGAGAAAGGCTTAGTGGAGTTTTTGCCGGAAGAAGGCAATTGGGAAATTGTATAATCGAACAAAGAATATAAATTAAATAACAAAAAAATGGCAAAGATTAATTTCGGTGGAGTTGTTGAAGACATCGTAACAAGAGAAGAGTTTCCATTAGAGAAAGCTAGACAAGTATTAGCAGACCAAACGATCGCCGTGATCGGATATGGAGTTCAAGGTCCAGGACAAGCGTTAAACATGAAAGACAATGGTCTAAATGTAATCGTAGGTCAACGTAAAGGTAAAACTTATGACAAAGCTGTCGCTGACGGTTGGGTTCCGGGTGTAACTTTATTTGAAATCGAAGAAGCGTTAGAAAAAGGAACGATCATTTGTTACTTACTTTCAGATGCCGCTCAAATCGAGTTATGGCCTACAGTAAAGAAATATTTAACGGCTGGAAAGTCTCTTTATTTCTCTCACGGTTTTGGTATCACCTACAAAGAAAAAACAGGAATTGTTCCTCCAGCAGATGTGGACGTATTCTTAGCTGCACCTAAAGGTTCAGGAACTTCATTACGTCGTTTATTTGTAGCCGGTAAAGGTTTGAACTCTTCGTTCGCTGTTTACCAAGATGCATCAGGAAAAGCACGTGAAAAATGTATCGCAATGGCGATTGGTGTAGGTTCAGGCTATTTATTCGAAACTGATTTCTACAAAGAAGTAACGTCTGACTTAACAGGTGAGCGTGGAACATTAATGGGAGCTATCCAAGGTATCTTCGCTGCACAATACGACGTATTACGCGCGAACGGTCACTCTCCATCAGAAGCTTTCAATGAAACTGTGGAAGAATTAACACAATCGTTAATGCCATTAGTGGCTGAGAACGGAATGGATTGGATGTATGCAAATTGCTCAACTACGGCACAACGTGGTGCATTGGATTGGTGGAAGCCATTCCGTGATGCAACTAAGCCTGTATTCGAGCAATTATACAACTCAGTGAAAACTCAAGCGGAAGCTGAGCGTTCTATTACTTTGAATTCTCAACCGGATTACCGTGTGAAATTAGATGCTGAATTGAAAGAAATGGCAGATATGGAAATGTGGAGAGCTGGTGCTGCAGTACGTAGCCTACGTCCAGAGAATAACTAGTTTTTTCTAGTGTTTGAAAAAGGGTAGACAAGCAATTGTCTACCCTTTTTTTGTTAATTTTGGGGCGCATGGAATTTAACAAACTACAACACGTTCCTAGCGTCACAGAAATAAAACAAGTAGCGGAGCAGCTAAAAGGGGTCATCTCAGAGACGCCTTTAGAATTCTCGGCCTCTCTTTCTGCGCGCTATGGGGCAAATATCTATTTAAAGCGCGAAGATTTGCAGGTCGTTCGCTCCTACAAAATTAGGGGAGCCTACCACAAAATCACTAACATTCCCTCGGAGTTAAGATCGAAAGGGGTGGTGGCTGCGTCTGCAGGTAACCATGCGCAAGGAGTTGCTTTAGCCTGTGCGTTACTCGGAATTCAAGCTCACATTTTTATGCCTAAGTCGACACCTTTGCAGAAGGTGGAGGCGGTCCGTTTTTTCGGAAAGGAAAAG encodes:
- the ilvN gene encoding acetolactate synthase small subunit: MLTNYTISVFTTNTVGLLNRITIIFTRRRVNIESLTVSETERRGVSRFTIVIKHENREFVEKLVRQIRKVTDVLAVFGYLDDEIVFNEIGLFKIATPLGGTPVDVKTINLDWNAKIVHFGLDYVVVEKNGSEEEIQEFYAYLKKWEILEYVKSGRVAVGKTEKGLVEFLPEEGNWEIV
- the ilvC gene encoding ketol-acid reductoisomerase is translated as MAKINFGGVVEDIVTREEFPLEKARQVLADQTIAVIGYGVQGPGQALNMKDNGLNVIVGQRKGKTYDKAVADGWVPGVTLFEIEEALEKGTIICYLLSDAAQIELWPTVKKYLTAGKSLYFSHGFGITYKEKTGIVPPADVDVFLAAPKGSGTSLRRLFVAGKGLNSSFAVYQDASGKAREKCIAMAIGVGSGYLFETDFYKEVTSDLTGERGTLMGAIQGIFAAQYDVLRANGHSPSEAFNETVEELTQSLMPLVAENGMDWMYANCSTTAQRGALDWWKPFRDATKPVFEQLYNSVKTQAEAERSITLNSQPDYRVKLDAELKEMADMEMWRAGAAVRSLRPENN